The region GCTGGAGGGCGAAAGCTTTTGCGACGCACGTTCTTCATTTCGATAGTACCGAATTTATTTTTTATGTATTTGGTTTTGTTTAAAATAGTTCCCTATGAATGGTTTGATCCACTGCTCAGTTTTCCTTTCATTATTGTTTGTATTGTTTTTACTGGATTCCTCTACCCTGTATGCCTGGCAGGTTTTCGATGGGGGAGAAGAACATCTGTATAAAGGACTGATTATCCGGCTGGAAGTTGGTCCTGCTTAGGTAAATATTTTTTTGCATAACTACATAGAACTACTTTGTATATAGAATAACACAGTAAGGGGTGGTCGGTAGATGGATACCATAATTAAGAAGAATGAATGGCTATTTATGCTCAGTTGTCTTGGGCTTGGCATACTAGCAGAAATCAGCTTTTTTCATGCCCGGATAGGAGTCTCATATTTGGTTTTTTTGACAGGGTTCTATCTGGTGGTGTTTGTGAGGTTTAGGCGCGGGTTCAATCACCGGAGGATTGGCCTCTTAATAATGGGGTGTATCTGGCTCCTGGCAGCGAGTTATTTACTGTATGACAATGGGCTTTTTTACCTGCTGAATATCGTAGTTATCCCATTTCTTGTACTGTTCCACGTGGTTTTAATTACAAGCCCCGGCAGCCTGAAATGGGGTAAACCCATATTTTTGCTGCGAATGGCGGCGAAAATCGGGCAGGGCGTTGCCTACAGTACCCGGTTTTGCAACAGATTATTTAATCAGCTATTTCGAAATATGAATAAATCCACATCACAGACAGTAAAACGGGTGATGCTTGGTTTTCTGATTGGTATCCCTCTCATTGGAGTCATTACAGGTCTTTTAATGTCGGCGGATGCTGTCTTTAAGGACATAGTGCTTCATTTGCCAAAGTTTATTTTTGATCTTAACTTGGAATTGATTTTCCGCACAGTGGCTGCCTTGATTTTCACGTTTCTCTTTTTTGGAATTTTGCAGGTTCTCCGGAATACGAGACGGCTGCCCATTCAGATGAAAAGAGACTTGGAGAATGGTAAAAGTGCAATCAGCTGGAATGGGGTAACGGCAGTGACAATTCTGGTTCTGCTTAATGCGGTTTACGCCCTTTTTGCTGTGATTCAGTTCACCTACTTTTTCGGTGATGGACTTCAGGCAGGATACAGTTACGCGGAATATGCAAGACGTGGTTTTTTCGAACTGGTACTCGTCACATTGATCAACTGGACGATTTTGATTTGTTGTCTGAAGCTTGTGCGTGAACAGGGGGCAAAACTAAAGCTGGTGCTTAAACTGATGTATTCACTGCTGATTATCGTCAGCGGAGTGATGCTAGTGTCCGCGTATCAGCGGTTAAGTATGTATGAAGCTGCATATGGATTTACCATGGACCGGATTTTGGCTCATGCATTTATGATTTTCCTGATTGTGGTTTTCACCTACACATTTATCCGTGTCTGGCTTGAGCGACTGGCGCTTTTGCACTTTTATCTGATTGCGGGTTTGATGTTCTATACGGCACTGAATGTCATGCATATTGAACAGATAATAGTAAATGAGAATCTGGAGCGTTTTGAGGAGAGCGGCAAGATTGATATTCATTACCTTAATTCTCTTTCATATACAGGTGTTGAGGGATTAATAGAACTTTACAAAATGGATCCGGATTATCCGGAGCTTGAACGTATGCTGTATTTCCGCCAGCAGACGATGAAGAATAATCCACTG is a window of Virgibacillus ihumii DNA encoding:
- a CDS encoding DUF4153 domain-containing protein, coding for MDTIIKKNEWLFMLSCLGLGILAEISFFHARIGVSYLVFLTGFYLVVFVRFRRGFNHRRIGLLIMGCIWLLAASYLLYDNGLFYLLNIVVIPFLVLFHVVLITSPGSLKWGKPIFLLRMAAKIGQGVAYSTRFCNRLFNQLFRNMNKSTSQTVKRVMLGFLIGIPLIGVITGLLMSADAVFKDIVLHLPKFIFDLNLELIFRTVAALIFTFLFFGILQVLRNTRRLPIQMKRDLENGKSAISWNGVTAVTILVLLNAVYALFAVIQFTYFFGDGLQAGYSYAEYARRGFFELVLVTLINWTILICCLKLVREQGAKLKLVLKLMYSLLIIVSGVMLVSAYQRLSMYEAAYGFTMDRILAHAFMIFLIVVFTYTFIRVWLERLALLHFYLIAGLMFYTALNVMHIEQIIVNENLERFEESGKIDIHYLNSLSYTGVEGLIELYKMDPDYPELERMLYFRQQTMKNNPLDDWQSFNFTKREIRERLLELELDKYGGA